Proteins encoded together in one Candidatus Binataceae bacterium window:
- a CDS encoding ferredoxin, translated as MAKLKIMVDKELCIASGDCAETAPAVFGFDAEGKSEVVNPEGASAAVVISAARSCPVRAITVIDEESGAQLFPPQA; from the coding sequence ATGGCCAAGCTTAAAATCATGGTTGACAAGGAGCTGTGTATCGCCAGCGGCGATTGTGCTGAAACGGCTCCTGCGGTTTTCGGCTTTGACGCGGAAGGCAAGTCGGAGGTGGTCAACCCCGAGGGCGCGTCCGCAGCGGTAGTAATCTCCGCAGCGCGCAGTTGCCCAGTACGCGCTATCACGGTGATTGACGAAGAGAGCGGCGCACAACTTTTCCCACCCCAAGCCTGA
- a CDS encoding SMR family transporter — protein sequence MALFELIVAAAGYALGGFFMKLSHGLSRPLPSISFLVLFVASASLQAVAMRRVDLGLAYIFVLGVEALFTLGLSLFALHESWSPARLGAVMLVLVGIAWLSQT from the coding sequence ATGGCACTGTTCGAACTGATCGTGGCCGCCGCGGGCTATGCGCTTGGCGGCTTTTTCATGAAGCTTTCTCACGGACTATCACGACCACTGCCCAGCATTTCCTTCCTGGTCCTGTTCGTGGCCTCCGCCAGCCTGCAGGCGGTTGCGATGCGCCGCGTCGACCTGGGCTTGGCATACATCTTTGTGCTTGGGGTAGAAGCTTTGTTTACGCTGGGGCTGAGCCTGTTCGCTCTGCATGAGAGCTGGAGCCCGGCACGCCTGGGCGCGGTGATGCTGGTGTTGGTTGGAATCGCCTGGCTGTCGCAGACCTAG